A DNA window from bacterium contains the following coding sequences:
- a CDS encoding site-specific integrase, with product MKKPTMPNVRSRTLPSGKTTYFLDYVDIRTDERKRLTVGSRKADAQKKAKEIYDTMMARFVGEPETLRSETTIDDLVSSFFRSREGRNSQRTIRRYQIFARHFQEFMANHFSKVRRASEIRRVYLEELLSHLAKAGQEPRTLNAELNFLKMLFKYGIEESFLLDSPAQRIRPFRETKKAEAVHFWSEDEVRAILATVRPHWKPIFEFLYHTGLRKGELIHLTWEDVTLTGNQPALRVQAKDDWVTKTISRRVVPLSSRAVELLSSLKRSPKHQRVFSGPEGGFVHPDKIYNELKLALKKLGLVGDVHQWRHTFASHLVMKGVGLETVSKLLGHASIEMTMKYAHLAPAHLQIAVNELPALS from the coding sequence ATGAAGAAGCCTACCATGCCCAATGTCCGCAGCCGCACGTTGCCAAGCGGAAAGACCACCTACTTCTTGGACTATGTTGACATCCGAACAGACGAGCGGAAACGCCTGACCGTCGGTTCGCGCAAAGCCGATGCACAGAAGAAGGCCAAGGAAATCTATGACACGATGATGGCCCGTTTCGTGGGCGAGCCTGAAACCCTACGATCCGAAACGACCATCGACGACCTTGTTTCGTCATTCTTCAGAAGCCGCGAGGGGCGAAACTCGCAACGGACAATCCGGCGTTATCAGATCTTTGCCAGACATTTCCAGGAATTTATGGCCAATCACTTCAGCAAAGTGAGGCGTGCCTCGGAAATTCGACGGGTGTACCTTGAAGAGCTCCTGTCGCACCTTGCGAAAGCCGGCCAAGAGCCACGCACTCTGAATGCAGAACTGAATTTTCTCAAGATGCTGTTCAAGTACGGCATCGAAGAGAGTTTCCTACTTGATAGCCCCGCACAACGAATTAGACCATTTCGTGAAACTAAGAAGGCTGAAGCAGTTCACTTCTGGTCTGAAGACGAAGTCAGAGCGATTCTGGCGACCGTTCGTCCACATTGGAAACCGATCTTCGAGTTTCTCTATCACACTGGACTCCGGAAGGGTGAATTAATACACTTGACGTGGGAAGATGTCACTCTTACAGGGAACCAACCAGCGCTAAGAGTGCAAGCTAAGGACGATTGGGTAACGAAGACCATTAGCAGGCGTGTCGTGCCGCTGAGTAGCCGCGCCGTCGAACTACTGTCCAGCTTGAAAAGGTCGCCAAAACATCAGCGTGTGTTCAGCGGTCCTGAAGGAGGGTTTGTTCACCCAGACAAGATATACAACGAGCTGAAACTCGCGTTGAAGAAACTCGGTTTGGTAGGGGACGTACATCAGTGGCGACACACGTTCGCGTCGCATCTCGTAATGAAGGGTGTTGGGCTCGAAACCGTATCGAAGTTGCTTGGTCACGCCAGCATCGAAATGACGATGAAGTACGCGCACCTAGCACCAGCACATTTGCAAATTGCAGTCAATGAATTGCCCGCTTTGTCGTAA